The Bubalus bubalis isolate 160015118507 breed Murrah chromosome 2, NDDB_SH_1, whole genome shotgun sequence genome includes the window GCCACATTTGTCACACAAGGTTCTTACAAGCTCTGTGCTTCTACTGGCTCTTATAAGCAGAGTCCAACATATATTTAGTATCCTGAGAATCGAAACCCTGTGACTTTACAGTGTGTTGGTGCTATTTTGGGGGTAACAGGTGGGTGCCTGTAGGGGAAGAGGCCTGCGTGCGGCTTGGGCGGGGCAGGGACCCCCTTGTATGGCAGGAACACGTGCTAGAACACGGCCGTGCCCAGGGAGGTGCCCTCAGGCTGATCTGAAGACTGGAGCTGGGTCTTAGATCTATTTTGCATAAGTTGGTGACTTATTTACTTGTGGCACTTCAGACACACagggttctgttttctctctgatttCACAGCCTTGTTCTTTAGTCACTGGTTGTGTATCTGCAGTAAGTGAATGTGTGTCTAGGTGGCggtggggaggggagttggggcAAGTGGTGCTTAGGAATCGATTTCAGAGGCAGACAGTCTGCAAATCATTGAGGAAAAGATGGATTTAGGGTAGATAGTGTTGGGGAAGATGGTTCActatttggagaaaaagaaaacaaaatccttaTCTAATCATAAACAGAGGTGGATTCTGGATGGATGAAGACATGAGtatgagaaaagggaaagagtaaGTTAATAGGAGATGCAGGCAAGTATGTCCCGACCTCAGGACGGGAGGACCCTGAAACAAAACTTCACTGCGAGGGCCAGAAGGCAGAACAAAACCAAGGAAAAGATGGGTCTGATCACTTCAGAGTAAGGCTCTGTGTTCAGTGAAGGACATCCCAGATACAGATTATATGGGGTTGGATGGGAGATAACTCAAGAGGACAGTAAccccagtttaaaaaagaaagagcaaaatagGCAACGGCTGTGAACAGGCTCACAGGGATACAAAGAGATGTCCAAAATTATCAGCCGTGAAGAAACACAGATTAAGTGCTGACACACCGCTTGTCAACTGGGGGACGCGAGTGCTGGTGGGCTTCCTGGGGCCCGGGGCGCCCCGAGTGGCTGCTCTGGAGAGGCGTCCCCAGGGTCTCAGCTGTGCCACTCTGGTGTGGGCCTGTCTTCAGGGCCACGAGGGGACAGGAGTCTCGGGTGGGTGGTGAggggagctgggggctgggcaaCAAGGGAACCCGAGAAATATGCTGCTGAGTGAAGAAGCAGTGACGAGTAAACAAGTACAGATTTTTATCTACAAATAGAAAAGCACGAAACAGAATGCTTGCCCTGTGAGCAGGGAGGCAGCTCGGAGCCACGGGGCAAGtggatgaagaaggaaaaaagtacagaataggaaagaaaaaggagtgaAGCGTCAGGGGCGTGCCTCGATCATCCTGACAGATGAGCTGGACGGAGAGGGGGACGGGGCAGGCGCACGAGGCTTCCATGCACTGACTGTGTCCCTGCCCACAGGGTGGAGGCTCTGCGGGAGGCGGCCACGGCCGTggagcaggagaaggaggtgCTTCTAGAGATGATCCACAGCATCCAGAACAGCCAGGACATGCGGCAGATCAGTGACGGTGAGCCCGCCCGGGGCGCGGGGAGCGGGGCGCACAGAGGACAGGAGCAGGTGGGGGGAGGCGTGACGGGGGTCGGGCGCCCCTGCAGCCCCTTTTGGAGAGAGGGCGGGCTGCCCCGGGGAGGCTGGGTGTGCCCCCTGACCGCCCCCGGGTCGTGGGGCTGGTGTGCCACGACCCTCACACGGCCTCAGTGGGTCAGCGTCTCCTCCCCTCGTCCTGGCCAACCAGCAGTGAACTTGGAAGGCGTTACACAGAGCGGCGCACATTTCTTGTTTCCAAATAAGCAGTGAGAGATTGACCCAGCACCCTTCTCGTGCTGGCCGAGACTCAGACCACAGGCCGAGTTGGTCGGATGGGATGAGGTCAGCGCCTCGTTTAGGGCCAGCCTTTCTCCCAGGGTCTtggctctgtttcctctgccagaGCCGGGCGCGGTGTGCTCACAGGCACGGGATGTGCCGCCCAAAACATGCCTCTGCCATAATGATTACTGGGGCTGGTCATTTTTGAGAAACCACAGGCACAGGAGCAGCTCTGGAAATAGCCAAGGTCACAGTTTTGTAAGGGAAATGTACATTTACACTTCCTAAAGGAAACCTCTGCTTATAAGGGGTCTCCACGAAAACCTCACCTCTGTGGTCCTCTTTCTGGGACCCTCGAAACTcgcctctctccccatctctacCTGAGGATGGAGGCCTGGGCCATCTCCAGGAGTTACTGTTTCCCTGGGGGTCTCATGTATACATGAGGTCTACACGGTAATAaggttctggttttgtttttgcttgttaaTCTGTCTGATTATAGGGTCTCAGCCAAAAGCTCAGAGAGGCAGAAGGAAAGTTATTTCCTCCTCTAGTGCACATAGTCCTGTAGACACAGGGCACGATTTCCTGCTCTGACCAGCACACCGCCCCAGCCTCTGCAGACACGATGACCACGGTAGTCACCTGGTGTCCAGGCTGATCCTCTTCACTGTTGatgctgttcagtcgctcggaggactccttgtgacccgatggaccgcagcataccaggcctccctgcccttcatcatctccctgagtttgctcagactcctgtccactgagtcagtgatatcatccagccgtctcatcctctgtcgccctcctctctctcctcttgccctcagtcttccctggCATCCTAAGTTAATCTTACTGCTAACAGTATATACCTTTAAGAAATGTATAGGTGCTCGCAGGCTAGATATAACCACACACAAATGCCTTAGTGTTCTTGACATAGATGTAGGTGTGTCTTATATTGAttgatatttcaaactttttatgaTTAGGAGAACGAGAAGAATTAAATCTGACTGCGAACCGTCTGATGGGACGAACCCTGACTGTGGAGGTTTCAGTAGAAACAATTAGGAGTCCCCAGCAGCAGGAGTCCCTCAAGCACGCCACGCGGATCATCGATGAGGTGGTCAGCAAGTTTCTGGACGACCTGGGAAACGCCCGGAGTCACCTGATGTCGCTGTACAGCGCGTGTTCCTCCGAGGTGCCTGCGGGGCCAGTGGACCAAAAGTTCCAGTCCATTGTGATCGGCTGTGCTCTCGAGGAtcagaagaaaattaagagaCGACTAGAGACCCTGCTTAGGAACGTTGAAAACTCTGACAAGACCATCAAGCTGCTGGAGCATTCTAAAGGAGCTGCTTCCAAAACGCTGCAGCAGAACGCTGAAGCCAGATTCAACTAGTGTTCAAACCTAACAGTCCTTATAAACAATCATGTAAAAACGATAAAGAACTATCTTAAATGATAATAGTTGTGTATGTCATATATAATTCATTTGATACTGATAGTTATTTCTGAAGAACAAAATATCTCAGTGTTGTTAGTTTTGTgaataacaaaattagaaatattttgattaCCTTTCTAGAAGTTTTTAGATTGAATTCTTGTCTTCTACTAGGATCTAGCACCccctatatatctatattttactATTCTGTGGATAACAGCATGTGGGGAAACGAGTGCTTGGCTAGGGGCAGAAGCATTATGGTTATCTCCTGGACTTTGTCTACAGACACATGGGCACAGAGGGCTTTCGGCTGACCAGACAGCCTGTTCCTAAAGCAGCCACACAGTGACTGACCGCGCCTCTGCCGTGAGCCCGGCAGTGAGCTTGGAGGGATGGGAGGGAACCTTCGCTACATCACATCACCCTCATTCAGCAGGTTTTTAGTCATCTGTATCAAATTATTTTGAACTTAAAGACTTACGCAACTCCTAATATGCATTTCTTGGTAAGACGTGAAAACATGACATAAGATGGGAGACTCCACCTCTGATTTTGCCACTCTACTACTTCATCCACTTTATCTGTTTCAAAATGCatcatttctttaaagttttaatcattaaagaaatatgttgtaatttgcctttaaaaagaaaaatgctgttTTAAAGTTTGCTTTTAATTCTCAACCTAAAAACCTTTATCCTGTGTAGTTATACAATTTGCCTCCCATTCCACTTACTGAACGTTTAGGTGGTTTCCAGTTTGTTGGTTATCAATGCAACAGATTTATGCACACcgagcttttcccttcttttgtttccgattttctttatataaattccTAGCAACTGGTTTTACTGAGTCAAAGGGTGTATGCATTTTCATGGCTTGATATGTTTCCAAAGTTTTTTGTATGAGAGTTATATCAATTTATATGTCTTCAATAATTAAAAAGTGGCTGTTTCACTGAAAACTTTTCAGCATTGAGCATTTTTCCTAATATTCCATATGAAATGCCTTTATTTAGATTGCATTTTGTTCACTAACAAGGATAACCAGTGTACTGATGATTCTTTTGGCGCAACTATAGACGATCTGCTAGTGGTTACTGACACACAAACTTCCCCTTCCCCAAATACTTCAAGATGAATATATCACATGCAGTTTTCATTAAAAGGTAGGTACTTTTtcacactgggggaaaaaaaaaacactcaagcTCCAGActggttttatgtatttatatgtctTTTCATAAAAAGCAGTTATACTCTGAGGACATTCATGGTAGTTTCAATGCCAGCCCAAGTCCACCTTACGTAAATCTCTCTTCTCATGGGAGACATTAATTCTTACTGATAAATGTAGCAAAGTCTCTTGATTTGTCAAGCTCATTTGCTATCATCAGGTTCACTATGAGATAAAAGATTTTCTgttccatctttttctttatcaGCAGACAACCAGGTTTTCCTCAAGTTCTCAAAGACTCTCAGCATCTGGGAATCCTCCCCTTCCCATTCACTCCAGTTCAGCCCAGGACTGCCTTGTTCTCCAGATGACTGCACGTGGGACAGATTTTCACCGATCAGTTCATTTTGTTTCCAGAAAAACACACCCTAGTGACGGGGAGTACCTCAGCAAGTTACCAGTCAACTATTTGAAAGGTGtttaaaaggaggcaagaatCTGACAGTCTTTAAGTTGGG containing:
- the BAG2 gene encoding BAG family molecular chaperone regulator 2, giving the protein MAQARISAKANEGRFCRSSSMADRSSRLLESLDQLELRVEALREAATAVEQEKEVLLEMIHSIQNSQDMRQISDGEREELNLTANRLMGRTLTVEVSVETIRSPQQQESLKHATRIIDEVVSKFLDDLGNARSHLMSLYSACSSEVPAGPVDQKFQSIVIGCALEDQKKIKRRLETLLRNVENSDKTIKLLEHSKGAASKTLQQNAEARFN